The nucleotide window TAAATCCGTTTTGTATTCCACCTTGAATTTTGGAAGGCTCACTACAACGTCTTGTTCCGATAAACCGTCTATGATGTTATTCACCTCGGTCTGAGTCAAGGAAACCTCGGCGTCCGAAAATGACGACGACCCATTCGGCAGCAATACCAACATACTGTAATCGCCGCTTCCGTACGGAAGTTCCACGGCCGTGAAACTGCTGTCCGAATAATATTTCATCACGGTATCATGTACCATCATGGTCGGGACATTTTCATTTGTTCCGCTCAAGAGTGCAAATGGTTTGTCTTCCGTGTTTGCAGAATCAAATTCATATTTCCAGGTGCCATTAAAGTAGAGGGCGTTTATCAAATACATCATGGTGCCGGGATCAATCGGCGGCGAAATCACATCGGGAATTTTCCCGTTCGTTTTGTCGCTTACCCACGAGTTGACGACATTAGCTGCATTAGGGTCGCTGAAATTGAGCGGTCTCACATCCGCATTGTAATACACCGAGTCGGTCGTCAGAAAGCTGCTGATCACTTGAAAAGTGTTCCTGTACCATATTGAGTTCGCAATATTGAATGTAACATTCGGATCGAGATTGCTGAACATGGTGATTAAACTCTGGTACGATTGGTTGATTTCATCATTCGTCAGTCCGCTGAGACCGAGAGTTTTCTGCATGTCGTCGTATGTCTTCCCGTTAGCTCCGTTTAATGTCATTGCCAACGCCATTGAAACGCTGAGCGGCGAGATGAAAAAGTTTTCTCCCTTTTCCTGTGCCGCAACCTGTCCGAAGAGATTTGCCGCAAACGAATTAGTTGCCGACTCGACTTGCTTTTCGATGGGACTGATAGGTAGTGGATTGGGATTGGGATTGGGATTATTGCCCGGTGATGTCACATGGCTGCATCCGAAATTGGTCATGATAACCGCGACAATTACACCCAAAAAGAAAATTGTCCGACTGCGCTTCATATACTCCCCCTTTTATTGTTGCACAATCTCATTTTTAGGGCATTCTGAGCAAATGTCCGCTAAAATATTATACCGTGCACAAATCAAATGCAAGTCAACGACGAGATCTTACTTCTCATCCGACCGGGAAAATCGCCCGTCTATAGGATCGTATTTCATCCTCTCAGGTTTGTACCGTGGATCGGGCAGAAGGAGCCGTTCGACAACTTCACCGCCGATGATGTGGCGTTCTATGATTTCGGCGACGTCTTCTCTCTTTACGTGACAGTACCACACTCCTTCCGGGTAAATCACGACGTTCGGTCCATATTCGCAAACGTCAAGGCAGCCGGCTTTGTTTGCCCTGACTTTTGTTTTCAAGCCGCGGTCATGCAATTCCTTCTTGAACAACCCGCGGATTTCCTCGCTTCCCTTTTGCGCGCAGGAACCTTTGGGATCATCGTCATTTCTTCTATTGGTACAAATAAAAATGTGGCGAATGTATCTCATAAGAATTCATAAATCATCGCTTAAGATTTCCGTTACCAATATCCCGTGGTAATACGCACGTCTCCATAGACTCTTGCCCGGCAGGCAACTCTTTCCGTTTTCCCGTAATTGCCCGACCTCATGAGTTTCTTCTCGCATTCTTCAGGCGACGAAAGATTTTGCATCCCGTCGACAACCTCGACTTTACACCAGCCGCATACGCAGTCTCCACGGCAGGAGCTTCCAATTGGAATTCCATTTACGCGCGCCGCTTTAAAAAGGGTCTCCCCGGTTTTTAATTCAACCACTTTATTCAGAGGAACGAATAGTACCTTTGGCATCCATCATCAAGCATGTGAAATTTCAAACATCAGATGCTCAATCCAAAATCTAAGACCAGCAATAAAGAATTTTGTTTACCCTTTGGCATTCTTCAAGAATTTTTTCACACGATCCACGTCCATCGTGTTCAAAAGGTCATCCCTCGTGAGCCAGCCCTTTCTTGCGATGTAAACTCCGTATATGAAATCCGCCAGCCCGGCTTTGGAGTGAGCATCAGGATTGATCGAGAATTTCACACCGGCTTCTTTAGCCTTCTTTATGTTACGCCAGTCGATATCGAGACGATGAGGGTTAGCATTAATTTCTATGACTTTTTTGTTCCGAGATGCCGTCTTGATTATGTCATCGACGTCGACTTCGTAGCCATTTCTGCCGAGGAGCAGTCTGCCGGTCATGTGGCCAAGAATCGTCAGGTACGGATTTTTCATGGCGCTGACAAGTCTTTTTGTCGCCTCATCCTTTTTCATGCCCAGTCTGCTGTGAACGGAGCCGACTGAGAAGTCAAGCTTCTTCAAAACGCCGTCACCAAAATCAAGCTTGCCATCCGACAATATATCTACTTCGCTTCCTTTGAACACAAAAAAATCTTTCTGTACTGCGTTGATCTTGTCCACCGCGTCGGATTGTTCCTTCAGCCTCTTTTCGTCCAAACCGTTTGCGTAGATTGCGACTTTGCTGTGATCGCTGAGTCCCAGATATTTCAGTCCAAGTTTACGCGCGGCTTTCACCATGTCTTCAATCGAGTCGGCGCCGTCGCTCCAGTTGGTGTGAACATGGAACACCCCGATTATGTCCTCGAGTTCAATGAGCTTCGGTATTTCACCTTTCGAAGCGGCCCTTACCGCATCTCCGTCCTCGCGCAGCTCAGGAGGAATAAACTGGAGTCCCAGCTCGCTGAAAATATCCTCTTCGGACTCGAACTGTAATTTTTCTTTCCCCTTCTTTAACTCGTTCGATAACAATGTGTATCCGCGGGAAGAGGCGTATTCCCTCAGGCTCTGATAAAACTCCTTGCTTCCTGTCGAATGCAAAATTGCAAACGGATTCTCGGCTTTGTTCGTGATAATGAACTCAACCTGTATTCCATTTTCCCAGATGACTGAGACAAAATCATTCTGAACATCTTTGACTTCCTTCACACCCTTCAGCTTCTGCAAGGATGCAAAAAGTTTATCCCGCTCACCCGACTTAAATTTTATGACGCAATCGATGTCACGAATTATCTCTCTCCTCCGCCGGTAGCTGCCGGTGAATTCATACTTCTCAACTCCCGACAACTTTTCAAGCGCCGCAGATATTTCATTGGCAGTCGCATGGATAACGTTCAGGAGGTGGTATTCGCTATTCGCTTTCACCTTTTCAATCTCGGCGAGAATCTTGTCCTGAGTTTTCTTGCCGAAACCTTTTAAGGTAACAAGACGGTTTTCGTGGCAGGCGTATTCAAGCTCGGAAAGGGATTTTATGTCAAGCTCTTCATATAAGGCTCGAACTTTGTTCGGGCCGAGTCCCTGGATTTCGAACAGTTCCGTAAGTCCCGGTGGAAATGAGCTTTTCAGTTCTTCAAGGTAAGAAATCCTTCCTGTTTCGACGAATTCGGATAATTTTTTTGACAATGTTTCGCCAATTCCCGGTATTTTTCTAGCCTCGCCCTTCTGAATGAGCCCTACGACATCGGAGGTAGTTTGAGATAAAGATCGCGCAGCTCTAGAATACGCGACGGCTTTGAATTTATCTTCGCCTTTCAATTCAAGGAGCAAAGAGATTTCTTCGAGGGCATGAATGATTTCCTTCTTATCCACCTAAGAATTTAGCTTGCTGTGCCCTAATACGCAATCAAAGTAAGTTATCCGCGTATTAATTATGAAAAACCTTTTCCAAAACAATCCCAAAGGTTATATTATAAGTCAATTGCGGGGCGTGGCTCAGCCCGGTTAGAGCGCTTGGTTCGGGACCAAGAGGTCGTGGGTTCGAATCCCACCGCCCCGACAGATTATTTCGCATATATCTTCTGAGCGGTAACATTTCTAATAGATATCAAAACTAAGTATGGGAGTTAGAGCGTGGCGCGTTTCGCGCCAAGGTCATGGGTTCGAATCCCACCGCGCCGACAGAGAATGTATTTCGCATATATCATCCAGAGTGAGAAAACCCTCAGATATTACACAGGTAGCACGAAGGAACTTGAGAACCGTTTGATGAGACACAACAACGGAGACACTCCTTCAACACGAAGAGAGGTTCCCTGGAAACTGGTACATTTCGAAGAATTTCAATCGCGTTCCGAAGCTGTAAAAAAGGAAATGGGAATAAAGTCTCGCGGAGCCGCAAGATATC belongs to Candidatus Acidiferrales bacterium and includes:
- a CDS encoding (2Fe-2S) ferredoxin domain-containing protein; its protein translation is MRYIRHIFICTNRRNDDDPKGSCAQKGSEEIRGLFKKELHDRGLKTKVRANKAGCLDVCEYGPNVVIYPEGVWYCHVKREDVAEIIERHIIGGEVVERLLLPDPRYKPERMKYDPIDGRFSRSDEK
- the polX gene encoding DNA polymerase/3'-5' exonuclease PolX — translated: MDKKEIIHALEEISLLLELKGEDKFKAVAYSRAARSLSQTTSDVVGLIQKGEARKIPGIGETLSKKLSEFVETGRISYLEELKSSFPPGLTELFEIQGLGPNKVRALYEELDIKSLSELEYACHENRLVTLKGFGKKTQDKILAEIEKVKANSEYHLLNVIHATANEISAALEKLSGVEKYEFTGSYRRRREIIRDIDCVIKFKSGERDKLFASLQKLKGVKEVKDVQNDFVSVIWENGIQVEFIITNKAENPFAILHSTGSKEFYQSLREYASSRGYTLLSNELKKGKEKLQFESEEDIFSELGLQFIPPELREDGDAVRAASKGEIPKLIELEDIIGVFHVHTNWSDGADSIEDMVKAARKLGLKYLGLSDHSKVAIYANGLDEKRLKEQSDAVDKINAVQKDFFVFKGSEVDILSDGKLDFGDGVLKKLDFSVGSVHSRLGMKKDEATKRLVSAMKNPYLTILGHMTGRLLLGRNGYEVDVDDIIKTASRNKKVIEINANPHRLDIDWRNIKKAKEAGVKFSINPDAHSKAGLADFIYGVYIARKGWLTRDDLLNTMDVDRVKKFLKNAKG
- a CDS encoding 2Fe-2S iron-sulfur cluster-binding protein, producing MPKVLFVPLNKVVELKTGETLFKAARVNGIPIGSSCRGDCVCGWCKVEVVDGMQNLSSPEECEKKLMRSGNYGKTERVACRARVYGDVRITTGYW
- a CDS encoding serpin family protein, which translates into the protein MKRSRTIFFLGVIVAVIMTNFGCSHVTSPGNNPNPNPNPLPISPIEKQVESATNSFAANLFGQVAAQEKGENFFISPLSVSMALAMTLNGANGKTYDDMQKTLGLSGLTNDEINQSYQSLITMFSNLDPNVTFNIANSIWYRNTFQVISSFLTTDSVYYNADVRPLNFSDPNAANVVNSWVSDKTNGKIPDVISPPIDPGTMMYLINALYFNGTWKYEFDSANTEDKPFALLSGTNENVPTMMVHDTVMKYYSDSSFTAVELPYGSGDYSMLVLLPNGSSSFSDAEVSLTQTEVNNIIDGLSEQDVVVSLPKFKVEYKTDLVRILTNLGMGSAFSGGADFTRINKTMPLQITGVLHKTYIDVNERGTEAAAVTVVTVGTTVVGPHIGPIYFTVDRPFIFLIKENHDNTIMFMGAVVDPTASSQN
- a CDS encoding GIY-YIG nuclease family protein; the encoded protein is MYFAYIIQSEKTLRYYTGSTKELENRLMRHNNGDTPSTRREVPWKLVHFEEFQSRSEAVKKEMGIKSRGAARYLEDVETKTST